One Thermodesulfobacteriota bacterium genomic region harbors:
- a CDS encoding YbaK/EbsC family protein, with protein sequence MGVLKRLEDYLDGNTVNYRKLHHSPAFTAQEIAASAHVPGKELAKSVVVRTDEGYALVVLPACYKINLKNLRSAMARKRVEIAEEKEFEKMFPDCEVGAMPPFGNLYSLPVYVAKALSDDEEIVFNAGTHTDMIRMSYRDFEKLVKPVVADFSEPMN encoded by the coding sequence ATGGGTGTGCTCAAAAGATTAGAGGACTATCTGGACGGCAATACGGTAAATTACCGTAAGCTTCATCATAGTCCGGCCTTTACTGCGCAGGAAATAGCGGCTTCCGCGCACGTCCCGGGAAAAGAGCTGGCCAAATCTGTGGTCGTAAGAACCGACGAAGGCTACGCTCTCGTGGTCTTGCCCGCGTGTTATAAAATCAATCTTAAAAACTTGAGAAGCGCGATGGCCAGGAAACGTGTCGAGATCGCCGAAGAGAAAGAGTTCGAGAAGATGTTCCCCGATTGTGAGGTTGGGGCAATGCCTCCGTTCGGGAACCTTTACAGCCTGCCGGTCTACGTGGCGAAGGCGCTCTCGGACGACGAGGAGATCGTGTTCAACGCTGGGACGCATACGGACATGATAAGGATGAGCTACCGGGATTTCGAGAAGCTGGTAAAACCTGTAGTGGCCGATTTCTCGGAACCGATGAATTAA
- a CDS encoding adenosylcobalamin-dependent ribonucleoside-diphosphate reductase, whose protein sequence is MYLSENAKKVLKARYLRRDDKGSVIETPEELFGRVAKGVSEAELVYGGSSSARMWEERFFEMLSKLRFLPNSPTLMNAGTPLGQLSACFVLPVDDTIEDIFDAVKNMALIQRTGGGTGFSFSRLRPKGSVVSSTGGESSGPVSFMKIFDSATENIKQGGRRRGANMGVLRVDHPDILEFVTAKLGEGELRNFNLSVGITDVFMKALESGGTYELIDPRSGGVSGSLRAREVFEKISECAWKTGDPGVLFLDTINRAHPLRDLGEIESTNPCGELPLLPNESCNLASVNLSAMLDDKGAAVDWEKLGRHVRDGVRFLDDVIDVNKFPTPEIGSVTRANRKIGLGVMGFAEMLIRLGIPYNSAEAVDYADRLMSFVYDEAFKASAGLAEERGAFPNWEKSDYARQGKRLRNGTLASIAPTGTISIIAGTTSGIEPLFALAYRRKNVLGGETLYEINPVFLEYGTKLGLSPGEFHDRVIREMLEKGGISGVGGVPEDMKRLFVTALDIPYVQHIKMQAAFQMHVDNSVSKTINMPESAGVSEVKDAYLKAYGLGCKGITVFRYGSRSQQVLEIETDEKAFEREYFTRCDPEACRL, encoded by the coding sequence TTGTATCTGTCCGAAAACGCGAAGAAGGTGCTTAAGGCGAGGTATCTCAGGAGGGACGACAAGGGGTCTGTGATCGAGACCCCTGAAGAGCTCTTCGGGAGGGTCGCGAAAGGGGTTTCCGAGGCCGAGCTCGTCTACGGAGGTTCCTCCTCGGCCCGTATGTGGGAAGAGCGGTTTTTCGAGATGCTGAGCAAGCTCCGGTTCCTTCCCAACTCGCCCACGCTCATGAACGCAGGCACACCTCTCGGCCAGCTGAGCGCCTGTTTCGTCCTGCCCGTGGACGATACGATCGAGGATATTTTCGACGCGGTAAAGAACATGGCCCTCATACAGAGGACGGGCGGAGGCACGGGATTTTCATTCTCGAGGCTCCGCCCCAAGGGCTCGGTCGTCTCGAGCACGGGAGGGGAGTCCTCGGGCCCCGTGTCCTTCATGAAGATATTCGACAGCGCAACGGAGAATATAAAGCAGGGCGGGAGAAGGAGGGGCGCCAACATGGGGGTCCTCCGGGTCGACCACCCGGATATTCTCGAATTCGTCACGGCCAAGCTCGGGGAAGGCGAGCTCAGGAACTTCAACCTCTCCGTAGGCATAACGGACGTCTTCATGAAGGCCCTAGAAAGCGGCGGGACGTACGAGCTTATCGACCCGAGATCGGGCGGTGTCTCGGGGAGTCTCCGGGCAAGGGAAGTTTTTGAGAAGATCTCCGAATGCGCATGGAAGACCGGGGACCCGGGCGTATTGTTTCTCGACACCATAAACAGGGCTCATCCCCTGAGGGACCTGGGTGAGATAGAGTCTACCAACCCCTGCGGCGAGCTCCCGCTCCTCCCAAACGAGAGCTGCAACCTGGCTTCCGTCAACCTTTCCGCCATGCTCGACGATAAAGGGGCGGCTGTCGACTGGGAGAAGCTTGGAAGACACGTCAGGGACGGAGTCCGTTTCCTCGACGACGTGATCGACGTGAATAAATTTCCGACCCCCGAGATCGGCTCGGTCACGAGAGCAAACAGAAAGATAGGCTTGGGCGTTATGGGATTCGCGGAGATGCTCATCAGGCTCGGCATCCCGTATAATTCGGCTGAGGCCGTGGATTACGCGGACAGGCTCATGTCCTTCGTTTACGACGAGGCGTTTAAGGCGTCGGCCGGACTCGCGGAGGAGAGGGGAGCGTTCCCGAACTGGGAGAAGAGCGATTATGCGCGGCAGGGAAAGAGGTTAAGGAATGGAACGCTCGCCTCCATAGCCCCGACGGGCACGATAAGCATCATAGCGGGGACGACTTCCGGAATAGAGCCGCTCTTTGCGCTCGCTTACAGAAGAAAAAACGTGCTCGGGGGCGAGACCCTTTATGAAATAAACCCCGTATTCCTAGAATACGGCACGAAGCTGGGACTATCTCCCGGAGAATTCCATGACCGCGTTATCCGCGAGATGCTTGAGAAGGGCGGCATAAGCGGGGTTGGGGGCGTCCCGGAGGATATGAAGAGGTTATTCGTTACGGCCCTCGATATACCTTACGTGCAGCATATAAAAATGCAGGCTGCGTTCCAGATGCACGTCGACAATTCCGTCTCGAAAACCATAAACATGCCCGAGAGCGCGGGCGTCAGTGAAGTGAAGGACGCATATCTCAAGGCCTACGGCCTGGGCTGCAAAGGGATTACCGTCTTCCGATACGGATCGAGGAGTCAGCAGGTGCTCGAGATAGAGACCGACGAGAAGGCGTTCGAAAGGGAATATTTCACCAGGTGCGATCCCGAGGCCTGCAGGCTTTAG